ATCGCCTGCCAGAAGCTGGGCGAGGCGGAGGTGTTCGCCGCGGCCGGCTTCGACGATATCCTGATCCCGTATAACATCGTGGGGCGGACCAAGCTGGAGCGGCTGGCACGCCTCATGCACCAATGCCACCTGATCGTGGCCGCGGACTCCATGACGACGGTGCGCGGGCTGGCCCAGGCCGCCGCCGAGGCCGGTCGGCCGCTGGACGTGATCATCGAGCTGGAGGGAGAGATCGGGCGAGCAGGCGTGCACACGCCGGAGGAGGCGGTAGAGCTGGCGCGGGCGATCGAGGACGCGCCGGAGCTACGCTATCGCGGCGTGATGACCTATCCCAGCATGCCGGAATCCGCCCCCCGCCTGCGCGCCTTCCTGGACGCCCTGGCCGCGACGGGGCTGCCGGCGGAGATGGTGAGCGGGGGCGGCACCGGGGCGGCCTATCACTCGCACGAGATCCCGGAGCTGACGGAGATCCGCGTGGGCACCTACGTGTACAACGACTGGAACACAGTGAAGCACGGCTGGTGCACACCGGAGCAGTGCGCCCAAAAGGTGATCTGCACAGTGGTCAGCCGCCCCACTCCAGACCGGGCTATCATCGACGGCGGCAGCAAGACCTTCTCCAGCGATGGCGGCCTGCCCATGGGACGTATCGAGGAGTACCCCGACGCGGCCATCTATCGGATGAACGAGGAGCACGGCTACGTGGACATCAGCCGATGCCGCCGCAAGCCGGAGGTGGGCGAGCGGGTCACGGTGATCCCCAATCACGCCTGCCCCGTCAGCAATCTGTTCGACGTGATCTATGGGGTGCGTGGCGACCAGGTGGAGGCCATCTGGCCCATCCTGGCCCGCGGCAAGCTGCAATAGCGAACGCCGCACAGCGCCGGCGTGGGAGCCGGCACCGCTACGATGGGACGCCGGCGGTCTGGAACCGCCATGCCCGGCCACACACAGCAGGCCGAGCTCCCACGCTCGGCCGCTTACCCAGCGACCGGCGCCGGCGTGGGAGCCAGCGCCGCTACGATGGGACGTCAGCGGCCCGGACCGCCATGCCCGGCCACACGCGCAGGCCGGGCTCCCACGCTCGGCCGCACAACAGCAGATCAAGACGATTAGCGACAGGTGGGAGCCGCTGCTGCGAAGGGGGATAACGAGGTGACGCAACCGAATCCGAACACGCTCATGGTGATCGGCGGGGGGTTGGCCGGATGTGAGGCCGCCTGGCAGGCCGCGCAGCGCGGCATTCAGGTCGAGCTGTACGAAATGCGCCCGGTGCGCCAGACGCCAGCCCACGTCACCGATAAACTGGCCGAGTTGGTCTGCTCCAACTCGCTGGGATCCAAGCTGCCCGACAGGGCAGCGGGCCTGCTCAAGACCGAGCTGCTACGGCTGGGCTCCATGGTCCTGGCCTCCGCGTTCGAGACCGCGCTCCCGGCCGGGGGAGCGCTGGCCGTCGATCGGGAGGCGTTCGCCGATCTGGTCACCCGGCGCATCGAGGAGCACCCCAACATTCGCGTCATCCGGGAGGAGGTGACCTCCATCCCCACCGATCGGCCCGTGATTGTGGCTAGCGGCCCCCTCACCTCGGACGCGCTGGCGGAGGACATCGCC
The DNA window shown above is from Chloroflexota bacterium and carries:
- a CDS encoding D-TA family PLP-dependent enzyme, with translation MRRDDLDTPALIVDLDIMEDNIRRLQAYCDEHGIRLRPHIKTHKTPAIAHMQARAGAQGIACQKLGEAEVFAAAGFDDILIPYNIVGRTKLERLARLMHQCHLIVAADSMTTVRGLAQAAAEAGRPLDVIIELEGEIGRAGVHTPEEAVELARAIEDAPELRYRGVMTYPSMPESAPRLRAFLDALAATGLPAEMVSGGGTGAAYHSHEIPELTEIRVGTYVYNDWNTVKHGWCTPEQCAQKVICTVVSRPTPDRAIIDGGSKTFSSDGGLPMGRIEEYPDAAIYRMNEEHGYVDISRCRRKPEVGERVTVIPNHACPVSNLFDVIYGVRGDQVEAIWPILARGKLQ